A genomic segment from Streptomyces sp. NBC_01233 encodes:
- the rplQ gene encoding 50S ribosomal protein L17, which produces MPRPAKGARLGGSAAHEKHLLANLAKALFEHGRITTTEAKARRLRPYAERLVTKAKKGDIHNRRLVLQTITDKSIVHTLFTEIAPRYENRPGGYTRITKIGNRRGDNAPMAVIELVEALTVAQQATGEAEAATKRAVKEAEAKAEATETPAEETKEA; this is translated from the coding sequence ATGCCGCGTCCCGCAAAGGGTGCCCGCCTGGGCGGTTCCGCCGCGCACGAGAAGCACCTCCTCGCGAACCTCGCGAAGGCGCTCTTCGAGCACGGCCGCATCACCACCACCGAGGCCAAGGCCCGTCGCCTGCGTCCCTACGCCGAGCGACTGGTCACCAAGGCCAAGAAGGGCGACATCCACAACCGTCGCCTGGTGCTGCAGACGATCACGGACAAGAGCATCGTGCACACGCTGTTCACCGAGATCGCCCCGCGCTACGAGAACCGCCCCGGTGGTTACACGCGCATCACCAAGATCGGCAACCGTCGTGGCGACAACGCCCCGATGGCCGTGATCGAGCTGGTCGAGGCCCTCACGGTCGCCCAGCAGGCCACTGGTGAGGCCGAGGCCGCCACCAAGCGCGCGGTGAAGGAGGCGGAGGCCAAGGCCGAGGCCACCGAGACCCCCGCCGAGGAGACCAAGGAGGCCTGA
- the truA gene encoding tRNA pseudouridine(38-40) synthase TruA encodes MSDEVDPGHVRVRLDLSYDGKDFSGWAKQRVLRTVQGELESALQTVMRLSEPVELTVAGRTDAGVHARGQVAQFDLAEEVWAEHHDKLLRRLAGRLPHDVRVWKVAEAPEGFNARFSAIWRRYAYRVGDHQGGVDPLRRGHVLWHQWPLDVDAMNEAAAPLLGEHDFAAYCKKREGATTIRTLQQLSWERAEDGIVTATVRADAFCHNMVRSLVGALLHVGDGHRPTDWPGKVLRAAVRDSSVHVVKPHGLTLEEVGYPADELLAARSKEARNMRTLPGAGCC; translated from the coding sequence GTGAGTGACGAGGTGGACCCCGGGCACGTCCGGGTGCGGCTGGACCTGAGCTACGACGGCAAGGACTTCTCCGGCTGGGCGAAGCAGCGCGTGCTGCGCACCGTCCAGGGCGAGCTGGAGTCGGCCCTGCAGACCGTGATGCGGCTGTCCGAGCCGGTCGAGCTGACCGTGGCCGGGCGTACCGACGCGGGCGTGCACGCCCGCGGGCAGGTCGCCCAGTTCGACCTCGCCGAGGAGGTGTGGGCCGAGCACCACGACAAGCTGCTGCGCCGGCTCGCGGGCCGGCTGCCGCACGACGTGCGGGTGTGGAAGGTCGCCGAGGCCCCCGAGGGCTTCAACGCGCGCTTCTCGGCCATCTGGCGCCGCTACGCCTACCGCGTCGGCGACCACCAGGGCGGCGTCGACCCGCTGCGCCGCGGCCACGTGCTGTGGCACCAGTGGCCCCTCGACGTGGACGCCATGAACGAGGCCGCCGCCCCGCTGCTCGGCGAGCACGACTTCGCCGCGTACTGCAAGAAGCGCGAGGGTGCCACGACCATCCGTACGCTCCAGCAGCTCAGCTGGGAGCGCGCCGAGGACGGGATCGTCACCGCGACCGTCCGCGCCGACGCCTTCTGCCACAACATGGTCCGCTCGCTGGTGGGCGCCCTGCTGCACGTCGGAGACGGGCACCGGCCCACCGACTGGCCGGGGAAGGTCCTGCGCGCCGCCGTACGGGACTCCTCGGTGCACGTCGTGAAGCCGCACGGGCTGACCCTGGAAGAGGTCGGCTACCCCGCGGACGAGCTGCTGGCCGCCCGCAGCAAGGAAGCGCGCAACATGCGGACCCTGCCGGGCGCCGGCTGCTGTTAA